A window of the Henckelia pumila isolate YLH828 chromosome 3, ASM3356847v2, whole genome shotgun sequence genome harbors these coding sequences:
- the LOC140893437 gene encoding uncharacterized protein, which yields MAYRRRHGVGIRSSNYVLPDDDRDAYTTSPSLAAQALKASDSSRFKDHPKGGSHAYHDHYTSMGSSNEEGGLWGVLTRKAKSILEDENAHDHSKYHGDGVTWPEMLNSSRINEQAEMSTRLDNPTLRKRLDALASSMNRIGDSIGNALEEGRTMVENKTVDLIQETRRLQLRKKGINLEELNFESGAPAGSWKQLTESSNQTSQEDQLKASRDVAMATAAKAKLLLRELKTVKADLAFSKERCSQLEEENRILREARDKGVNPADDDMIRLQLETLLAEKARLARENSVYARENRFLREIVEYHQLTMQDVVYLDEGSEEFTEVISPIPLVYRTTLSISPPSPTSSPSPTAIFSQKGSSASSPHLIEKQ from the exons ATGGCGTATAGAAGAAGACATGGTGTGGGAATTAGATCGTCCAACTACGTGCTGCCGGACGACGACAGAGATGCGTACACGACGTCCCCTTCGCTGGCGGCTCAGGCCTTGAAGGCATCCGACTCCTCTCGTTTCAAAGACCACCCAAAG GGaggaagtcatgcatatcatgatCATTACACATCAATGGGGAGTTCGAACGAAGAGGGTGGGCTTTGGGGTGTTCTAACTAGAAAAGCTAAGTCGATTCTTGAGGATGAAAATGCCCATGATCATTCCAAATATCATGGCGATGGCGTAACATGGCCGGAAATGTTGAATTCCTCGAGGATCAATGAACAG GCTGAAATGTCTACAAGGCTGGACAATCCTACACTGCGTAAGAGACTGGATGCACTTGCGTCTTCGATGAACCGCATTGGTGACTCCATTGGGAATGCTTTGGAG GAAGGACGCACGATGGTTGAAAACAAGACAGTAGATTTAATCCAAGAAACTCGCAGACTACAGCTAAGAAAAAAAGGGATCAATTTGGAGGAACTCAACTTTGAATCGGGTGCACCTGCAGGTTCATGGAAGCAACTAACCGAATCTTCGAATCAAACCAGCCAAGAAGATCAGCTCAAGGCATCTCGCGAC GTGGCAATGGCGACAGCTGCCAAAGCGAAACTACTTCTACGAGAGCTGAAAACTGTTAAAGCAGACCTTGCTTTCTCAAAGGAGCGGTGCTCTCAGCTAGAAGAAGAGAATAGAATCCTTAGAGAGGCTCGCGACAAAGGAGTTAATCCGGCCGATGATGATATG ATACGCCTTCAACTGGAGACACTACTGGCAGAGAAGGCTCGACTGGCTCGCGAAAACTCAGTGTATGCTCGTGAGAACCGCTTCTTGAGGGAGATTGTGGAGTATCACCAACTCACAATGCAGGATGTTGTGTACTTGGATGAGGGGAGTGAAGAATTTACAGAGGTCATTTCTCCCATTCCTTTGGTGTATAGGACAACTCTCTCTATATCTCCGCCATCGCCAACATCTTCACCCTCGCCTACCGCGATTTTCTCGCAGAAAGGAAGTTCTGCTAGCTCCCCCCACCTCATAGAGAAACAATAG